In a genomic window of Zingiber officinale cultivar Zhangliang chromosome 9B, Zo_v1.1, whole genome shotgun sequence:
- the LOC122025495 gene encoding uncharacterized protein LOC122025495: MRDTCSGSTLAIIEKEPTRKPGGCIGIFLHLFDWKKKKQFSRKLLPPVNAAKRALKRLGGQDKFAIAKQLPVSQESRGGSCSYQDSSAKEMCAPTMIARLMGLESMPNVHHENKQAESRKVCSKSKTLPKTTKLLKNRRSLGKDTFRLEMSLEEQHRVASVIQSQRRSPRRRKARLREVATRILEPGLQFRNASKFGITNFDSSVKIAGGSDMPSSHDLHVGSCANCGSLVEVMNLRVNGKCPEELDHEYRGSSSSSSSNFEVRREESLGRGVMQGCKKNQNVCNRERSFNTRNGHGRYRTPENLTLRKNQLASGIENYSSDSEANVIAGASSNSSGNRTLVMGRTRTGRGNETKTWSMELDKDKMIARRRPASNHHIACDELSGGDFLSQKRITKELPMRKKFARSIVSHPKEQSITRNELIEDIKSINGSKKEKQRIFLSFSSGRRHVTRSTCQLNMVGRNKCFNKVISGTSPKDSLLVDLRDKLSHLQDFEQNYNFQTDDCFPGINSLSILGRTSSFEKNYLCSAGYLDFSHQTFTDEQTGNINENIQENAKSRTRVNPISCDGETDVSYVEASTSSDSCCCLNHNCLSGYKQMECHSPENCTKMEERNAETDDSETLVDINRLHSSKLSAITGSKLFKQNNYPDEAQEEVRNGMQGRAKCNVATMLVQGENLQGQLLLDCMVESLDSLYDYFCHKSYEGFVRYQYLSKRRLAELVEEKIIRWQHMDSKSPVELTKQEIQLPTNIDWLELMTGRIELSKNIEEDTLALIINELVVDLFRC, from the exons atgaGGGATACTTGTTCAGGTTCAACCCTCGCGATCATAGAGAAGGAGCCAACGAGGAAGCCAGGAGGATGCATTGGCATCTTCCTCCATCTATTTgactggaagaagaagaagcaattcTCCAGGAAGCTTCTGCCTCCAG TTAATGCTGCAAAGAGGGCATTGAAGAGGCTTGGTGGGCAAGATAAGTTCGCCATTGCCAAGCAATTACCG GTATCCCAAGAGAGTCGTGGAGGTTCATGCTCTTACCAAGATTCCTCTGCGAAGGAAATGTGCGCTCCAACCATGATAGCCCGACTGATGGGACTGGAATCGATGCCCAATGTTCACCATGAGAACAAGCAAGCGGAGAGCCGAAAGGTTTGTTCAAAGTCTAAGACGCTGCCCAAGACCACGAAATTGTTGAAGAATCGACGATCTCTAGGAAAAGATACGTTCCGGTTGGAAATGAGTTTGGAAGAGCAGCACAGGGTGGCGTCAGTAATTCAGAGTCAAAGGAGATCACCAAGGAGAAGGAAAGCACGGTTGAGGGAGGTTGCTACAAGGATCTTGGAACCCGGTTTGCAGTTCAGGAACGCTTCTAAATTTGGCATCACCAACTTTGATAGCTCGGTGAAAATTGCAGGTGGATCAGATATGCCCTCAAGTCATGATCTCCATGTTGGTTCTTGCGCAAACTGTGGGAGTTTAGTGGAAGTCATGAATTTGAGAGTAAATGGCAAGTGCCCTGAAGAACTTGATCATGAGTATAGAGGTTCatcgtcatcatcatcatcaaattttGAAGTGAGGAGGGAAGAGAGTTTAGGAAGGGGAGTCATGCAGGGatgcaagaaaaatcaaaatgtTTGCAACAGAGAAAGAAGTTTCAATACAAGAAATGGTCACGGTAGATACAGGACTCCTGAGAATCTAACTTTAAGAAAAAATCAGTTGGCATCAGGGATTGAAAATTATTCTTCAGATAGTGAGGCTAATGTGATTGCTGGTGCTTCAAGCAATAGCTCGGGAAATAGGACACTTGTGATGGGAAGAACTAGAACAGGGAGGGGAAATGAAACAAAAACATGGAGCATGGAATTGGACAAGGATAAGATGATAGCCAGAAGGAGACCTGCCAGTAACCATCACATTGCATGTGATGAACTCTCTGGTGGAGATTTCTTGAGCCAAAAGAGAATCACAAAGGAGTTGCCAATGCGTAAAAAATTTGCACGATCCATTGTTAGCCATCCCAAGGAGCAGAGTATCACAAGAAACGAGTTGATTGAAGATATAAAGTCCATTAATGGAAGTAAAAAAGAGAAACAAAGAATTTTTCTGTCTTTTAGTTCAGGAAGAAGACATGTTACAAGATCTACATGCCAACTGAACATGGTTGGGAGGAACAAGTGCTTTAATAAAGTCATTAGTGGCACTTCTCCAAAAGATTCACTGCTTGTTGATCTAAGGGATAAACTCTCCCATCTCCAAGATTTTGAGCAGAACTACAATTTTCAGACAGATGATTGTTTTCCGGGAATCAATTCACTGTCAATACTGGGCAGAACTTCCTCTTTTGAAAAGAATTACTTGTGTTCCGCTggttacttggacttttctcaccAGACTTTCACTGATGAACAGACTGGAAACATAAATGAAAATATTCAG GAAAATGCAAAATCTAGAACTCGTGTAAATCCTATCTCTTGTGACGGTGAAACTGATGTGTCGTATGTGGAAGCTTCAACCTCGAGTGATAGTTGCTGCTGCCTGAACCACAATTGCCTATCAG GATACAAGCAAATGGAGTGCCACTCGCCAGAGAACTGCACCAAAATGGAAGAAAGGAATGCAGAAACTGATGACTCAGAAACCTTAGTTGACATCAATAGACTCCACAGTAGCAAGCTTTCTGCAATTACTGGCAGCAAACTATTTAAGCAGAATAACTACCCTGATGAAGCACAAGAAGAAGTTAGAAATGGAATGCAAGGTAGAGCAAAATGCAACGTGGCTACTATGCTGGTTCAAGGGGAGAATCTACAGGGGCAACTTCTTTTAGACTGCATGGTAGAATCTTTGGATTCACTCTACGATTATTTCTGTCATAAAAGTTACGAAGGCTTTGTTAGATACCAATATTTGAGCAAAAGAAGATTGGCAGAGTTGGTTGAGGAGAAGATCATAAGATGGCAGCATATGGACAGTAAGAGCCCGGTTGAGCTTACTAAGCAAGAAATCCAGCTACCAACAAACATAGACTGGCTTGAGTTAATGACAGGGAGAATTGAGCTGAGTAAAAACATTGAGGAAGATACACTAGCTTTGATTATAAATGAACTGGTTGTAGACCTTTTCCGATGTTGA